Proteins from a single region of Juglans microcarpa x Juglans regia isolate MS1-56 chromosome 5S, Jm3101_v1.0, whole genome shotgun sequence:
- the LOC121268275 gene encoding tropinone reductase-like 3, translating to MDKTLKFAKRFDGKVAIVTASTQGIGFGIAERLGLEGGSVVVSSRKQKNVDEAVEKLKAQGIDAFGVVCHVSNAQQRKNLIDKTVQKYGKIDVVVSNAAANPSVDTILQTQESVLDKLWDINVKSSILVLKDAAPHMQKGSSVVIISSITAFQPPTSMAMYGVTKTALLGLTKALAAEMAPDTRVNCIAPGFVPTYFAASLLENEVRKEIEAKTLLNRLGTTQDMAAAAAFLLSDDAAYITGETLVVGGGMPSRL from the exons ATGGACAAGACGCTGAAGTTTGCCAAGAGATTTGACGGAAAGGTTGCGATCGTCACGGCTTCTACACAGGGCATTGGCTTTGGCATAGCCGAGCGGCTCGGCTTGGAAGGTGGCTCCGTCGTCGTTTCTTCTCGCAAACAG aaaaatgTAGATGAAGCGGTTGAAAAACTTAAAGCTCAAGGAATCGATGCGTTTGGTGTCGTTTGTCACGTGTCAAATGCACAACAAAGGAAGAACCTCATAGACAAGACTGTTCAG aaatatggaaaaatagaTGTTGTCGTATCCAATGCTGCTGCTAATCCATCTGTTGATACCATTTTGCAAACTCAAGAATCTGTCCTGGACAAGCTATGGGATATAAATGTCAAATCCTCCATACTTGTTTTAAAG GATGCAGCTCCTCACATGCAGAAGGGTTCTTCAGTggttattatttcttctattaCCGCCTTCCAACCACCAACTTCCATGGCTATGTATGGGGTTACTAAAACAGCACTTCTTGGGCTTACCAAG GCGCTTGCGGCTGAGATGGCCCCAGATACTCGTGTAAATTGTATTGCTCCTGGTTTTGTACCAACCTACTTTGCTGCATCCCttttggaaaatgaagtt AGGAAGGAGATCGAGGCAAAGACTCTACTTAACAGGCTTGGTACCACTCAAGACatggctgctgctgctgccttTTTGTTGTCTGATGATGCTGCTTATATAACAGGAGAAACTCTGGTGGTCGGGGGAGGGATGCCCTCTAGACTGTAG
- the LOC121268264 gene encoding serine/threonine/tyrosine-protein kinase HT1-like yields the protein MATSCFHILRLRKSKSKPLPIPSSSKTQLSYDKENMERRRFDSLDSWSMILDSENVETWEVSKEDQEEWTADLSQLFIGNKFASGAHSRIYRGIYKQRAVAVKMVRIPNQKEETRALLEQQFKSEVALLSRLFHPNIVQFIAACKKPPVYCIITEYMSQGTLRMYLNKKEPYSLSTETILRLALDISRGMEYLHSQGVIHRDLKSNNLLLNDEMRVKVADFGTSCLETRCRETKGNMGTYRWMAPEMVKEKPYTRKVDVYSFGIVLWELTTALLPFQGMTPVQAAFAVAEKNERPPMPASCQPALAHLIKRCWAANPSKRPDFSAIVSTLEKYDECVKEGLPLTHHSRLVNKNVILERLKGCVSTTSSSSIPVHA from the exons ATGGCAACATCGTGTTTCCACATACTTCGTCTTCGTAAGTCGAAGAGTAAACCTTTGCCAATCCCCTCCTCGTCCAAGACCCAGTTGAGTTATGACAAGGAAAACATGGAAAGGAGGAGATTTGATAGCTTGGATTCATGGTCTATGATATTGGACTCCGAGAATGTGGAGACTTGGGAGGTATCTAAGGAGGATCAGGAGGAATGGACCGCCGATCTCTCACAGCTGTTTATTGGCAACAAATTCGCGTCAGGAGCACATAGTAGGATTTACCGTGGAATTTACAAGCAGAGAGCAGTAGCTGTAAAAATGGTTAGGATTCCAAACCAGAAGGAGGAGACTAGAGCCTTATTGGAGCAGCAATTTAAGTCTGAAGTTGCCTTGCTTTCACGTCTCTTTCATCCAAATATAGTGCAG TTTATTGCAGCTTGTAAAAAGCCTCCTGTATACTGTATCATCACCGAATACATGTCACAAGGAACTCTGAGGATGTATCTTAACAAGAAAGAGCCATACTCTCTTTCAACAGAAACAATACTGAGATTAGCTCTTGACATATCTCGAGGAATGGAATACCTTCATTCACAAGGGGTGATCCATAGAGatctaaaatcaaataatttgcTTCTCAATGATGAAATGAGGGTCAAGGTGGCAGATTTTGGTACATCATGTCTTGAGACACGGTGCCGCGAAACTAAGGGAAACATGGGAACTTACCGTTGGATGGCACCTGAGATGGTCAAGGAGAAACCTTATACTCGGAAAGTTGATGTGTACAGCTTTGGAATTGTGCTATGGGAGCTCACAACAGCTTTGCTTCCTTTTCAGGGGATGACCCCTGTGCAGGCTGCATTTGCTGTGGCTGAGAAG AATGAACGCCCTCCGATGCCAGCCAGTTGTCAGCCTGCGCTTGCACACCTCATAAAGCGCTGCTGGGCAGCAAACCCCTCAAAGCGACCGGATTTCAGTGCTATAGTGTCTACTTTGGAGAAGTATGACGAGTGTGTCAAGGAGGGCCTTCCTCTTACTCACCACTCGAGGCTGGTCAACAAAAATGTCATTCTCGAACGATTGAAAGGCTGTGTATCCACCACAAGCAGCTCGTCCATTCCTGTGCATGCCTGA
- the LOC121268281 gene encoding uncharacterized protein LOC121268281: MKKLYRRGSVHPSPPIISDHLSFLPATILTLTAALSPEDREVLAYLLSCSNSSVNLDGRRRTTHHKGGADHPPQFNCNCFRCYTSYWVRWDSSPNRQAIHEIIDAFEAELMAHGKKSGKSRKERRKRGCHNGSAELKRLEASSAKDESSETDSLGGESGNSLHDDAGGGDGEDGFEKGSVRRFVSFIGERIWGVWSQ; encoded by the coding sequence ATGAAGAAGCTTTACCGCCGTGGGAGCGTTCATCCATCGCCACCGATCATCTCCGACCACCTTTCCTTCCTTCCTGCGACGATCTTGACCCTCACGGCAGCTCTCTCACCCGAAGACCGAGAAGTCCTGGCTTACCTCCTCTCCTGCTCTAACAGCTCTGTCAACTTGGACGGCCGCCGTAGGACCACCCACCATAAAGGCGGTGCCGATCATCCTCCTCAGTTCAACTGCAACTGTTTCCGTTGCTACACGAGTTACTGGGTAAGGTGGGACTCGTCGCCGAACCGGCAAGCGATACACGAAATCATCGATGCTTTCGAGGCCGAGCTAATGGCGCATGGTAAGAAGAGCGGAAAGAGTAggaaggagaggaggaagagaggctGTCACAACGGGTCGGCTGAGTTGAAGCGGCTGGAGGCGAGTTCGGCTAAGGACGAGTCAAGCGAGACGGACTCGCTGGGTGGAGAGAGTGGCAATAGTCTTCATGATGATGCCGGTGGTGGTGATGGAGAAGATGGGTTCGAGAAAGGGTCCGTGAGAAGGTTTGTAAGTTTCATTGGGGAGAGGATTTGGGGCGTTTGGAGCCAATGA